The genomic region tatatataatataaattataATCCTTAGAAATTCCATATAAAATAGGCATACCCATCCTGAAGATCAGGACTCAttgaggttgctgcttcagaacCAATCGATACAACGTGTGCCGTTCGCATCTCGTTAAGCTCAGGTATCACAATCTCTAATATCTTCAACCACAAATATAgaaataattaaattaaatgaATATTGAATTACATGGTGATATATATAAAATAACACAACCTATTTATTAGTTACATACTTTGCAACCATGAGTTTCTGAGAACATATTAAGAGCGTCTTCACATTTGTTTGAGATATCCGGTGAGAAAACATCATTAAACCACTGCAGAACCATTAACAAAGTGAGTACATATGTCCACTAAACATCCGTAAAAGAAGATCTGAAACCGTTGCGGGACCACCTCTGTGTACTTTCCTAACCGCAATGAACCCAAAATACTCGAATTCTCATGTGATGATAGATCAGGCAAACAAGGGACagactgcaaaaaaaaaaaaaaaaaaaatcatttactTAATTGTAACATAAATAAAAACTGAGTCGATCAAGAGAAATATATTTAGATTACGGGATGCAGACTGATTTTGTCAGAAGGAGAGGATCCTAAGATTGCTGCATAGCTGTAAATAAtgacaacaataataataaataatattatatatatatatatatatatatatatatatatatatatatatatatatcaaatgtTAAGAGGTGAACAAAAACGATCGCGTACACCAGTATGATGTCTTCAACACTGGATGTAATCGGACCGACAATTTCTACAGTCCCTCCATCACATAAAGAACTGCAGAATATGAACAAAGATAAACACCTTGTTAAGAGGATCATTTGACCATTGACCACAAAAAAGTCAACCAAATTTGATTTACCCTCTAATGTCTGTACGTCCATATGTTGTTTTCAATCCCACGACACCACAAAGGGAAGAAGGAATACGAACTGACCCTGgaatttaaaattaaattttataagGATTTTAATATTAAGAACTCTGAttaacattaaaaattaaaaatcctaTAGTGACATGTGTACAACCTCCACCGTCTGTTCCCAATGCAGCTGAACATATTCCAGAAGCTACGATAGCTGCGGGACCCGATGAAGATCCACCTGTGTATCTTTCCAAATCATGTGGATTTCTAGCAGTTCTGTCATGAAATATTGATATTATTCTCCGTATATATGTCACTAAGGTCACCATATATTTGTTAGGTATGACGTATAAAAACTTACCCGTAGTTTGGATTAACTCCGGTAGTTCCCATGCCCAATTCATGCATATTGGCTTTACCGACCAATATTGCCCCGCAGCTTCTTAACCTTGATACAGAAACCGCATCTTCCTTAACATTTCTTACCTCGTGTAGCCATGTAGTTCCACCTGTTTATTTGGAAACTTTAACATAATTTGacaaatattgaagaatatttagtagggctgcaaacgaaccgaacattcgatgacagttcgtgaactgttcggcgggaagttcgtttgtgttcattcgtttaataaatgaacaaacacgaacaagaaatttcgttcattTAGTTAATGAACGTATATGAATAGTtgtcatgttcgttcatttatgttcgtgaacgtttggtaacGTGTTCATATATTTTCGTTTGTGTTTGATAGCTCATTAGTATTTTTAACTTTTATATTTTAtctaaatacttcaaaattcctacaaataaaatatttaataagtatcagtgtattatatattttgttcatgaaagcttctttgtgttcgtttgttttcatttgtgttcatgaacattagtttgtgttcatgaacattcgtttgtgttcatgaacattcgtttgCGTTCGTTACCTAAAactaacaaacgaacacaaacggacATGAACACATTCAtctccttaatgaacgaacacgaacataaaatctcgttcggtaagtgtttgtgaacagtttgtgaacacatatatttctttaACAAACGAACATCGCCTGGTTCGTTTTCAGCCCTAATATTTAGGTAAGCTATGAGTTGGATGTATAGAAATATACCGTTAGATGGATGGGGATAACAATCTATATCATCCTTGATTGCCACAAAGATACCATCTAATATCGACAACGGCTTTCCTGCAAGACCAAAAATGAATATGGAACTGAAAGTTGCCAATTTCGACCAGTTTAAAGACAAACCGCAAACGGGTTGTTGTTTGTTACATTTTTATCACAAATCGGTGCATAAAGGTTTAATCAAAGAAGCTACAGTGAATATAGGTCAAATACTAATTTCAAGAGTAAAGTACATggttggtccctatggtttatcaaaattttggatttggtctctagctttcaaaaagtacacagatggtccctgtggtttgcactttgtaacacatttagtccctagccaacaaatctaaaggttttagcaggTCCAAGTTAGCGACtgaatgcgttacaaagtgcaaaccacagggaccatccatgtacttttggaaaaatcTTGGGACTacatgcgttacaaagtgcaaaccacatggaccatctaTGCACTTTTGAAAACCTAGGGACCacatccaaaattttggtaaacaaCAAGGACATTCCATGTACTTTACTCAAATTTCAATATGGAGGGCAATGTACCTTCCTCAAACCGTCGTGTAGAAGCTGCTGCTTGCTTTCTTACATCTTCGGGATCAAAGGAAATCAATAGAGGCGTTGGGGGTTTCTTATGGCTGAACTCTTCAATTGCGGAGATGACATGTTCCGCCACCTgcaatgaaaaagaaaataacGTTTTATTAGAATAAATTGGACTAAAATATTGGGTGATTTGTAGATTTTTAGTTGACCTACAGTTGATGGGGTTGTAAGCCTTTGTCTATAAGAATATGCATAATCACGAATTTTCCAGTAGCGGAATGGACTCGAGTCAGAACCATGATTGCTATCTGGATCGTATTGAGGAAGACATCTAATGGCTGAGTCAACTCGGTCTTCAGATTTTCCATCTTCTTTGAGAAAAACCACCCCGGGTTCTGGTTCTATGATCAGTAACAAAAATATATAGATTACGTGGTTAGTGTGTGTTGAAGCAACGGTTTCAGTTTCACATCCGCGTTAACGAGTTATATCACTTAAGGAGCATTAAACATGTAGGAGGTCAAAGTCAAACCTTGAGGAGGGAACTCAGGTCTGAACATAGGTGGTTCTGGTATCACAGTTTCTCTCAACATCTGTTTAATATCCAATGTACAgatataaataaaaaacaataatcaTACATTTACTTTCTAACTCTTAGAATATTTAAACCTTAATAATGTGCTAGCATTTTCTCTTTGCATTTCATTTCATTCTTATGTAGGTAAAATCAGAACTCAGAATAGGCATGCTATTAAAGTGTTCAATACCGGAATAAAGACGACAATGAAGCAAAATCAAAGAAAATAACCAAATGAAACATAGCAACTCCCGGTtcatataacatttttttttccGGTAACCATGAGAACCCTTTACAGGAAATTCACGGGACCACCCAATACCCTGCTAAGTGCTAACCAGCGAGATGAGATAAATCGCAGCTTATGTTGGGAAGGTGGCCTTTAAGAGTTTATGGTAGGATGCTTACCGTTGCACCACCCCCTTGAAGGTTAATTTACATAGTATTAATTTGCAAGTTTTCTATGCATAATGATGTTGTGCGGTCAATCGGTCATGTTAGgatgtttttcttaaaaaaaggaaaaagctttttttacttttaagttttaacccaaaacttttcatcttttgcaatttaacctcacaaaatttaatttattagttttaacccaaaacttttcaatcttttgcaatttaacctcacaacttttttactttcaactttggtcccgtatacttttcatcttttgcaaattttcgttttacgttttgttctaaTTTTTTGGGAGTTAACACAGCGCAACGTGCATGTgcggttcaacatttttacgtttGGTTTTATGTTTTGTTCTAAATGTTGTGAGTTAACCCTGTGCAACGTCCGTGTTGGTGGTTGTTGGCGGtggtgtggcattggtgctattaGGCACGGTTTTACGCCCCCTCCGTAACACGGGGAGCTTAATACTAGTTTATATAACATTTTGACTCTTGTGGTCAACGAAGTCAAACTCAGCATGCATAGTTCATATGATCCATTCAGACACAGAATTATACTTACAAATAGAATTTTTATATAATCTACAGTTTAAATGAGTTAgaacatatgtatatatacacacatacacacacatatgtgtgtgtatgcatatatatatatcagaattAGAACACACCTCATTCATTTTGTTCTGTTTCTTCAACTGATCAATGATCAAAGAGCCAAGTAAAGGCATTTCAACTAACTTTACAAACAACTTCAGCCAAAACCCATTTATATAAGGAGCTGCAACAAACccaacaattaaaaaaaaaaaacttaatttcaCAGTTAAtcacaaaataattaaaaaaaaaaaacaaaaagtacTCCAAAACAAGAAACATACCTTCAATTTCTCCGGGATCATACTTGACAGTGGTTAAATCAACTTCAGTAGCCGGTAACATTGTTTTCTTCTTCCCCATCTTCACACagacattttatcaaacaccttatGTGCATCAAACAGTTGtaaaagaaattaaaattcaGAGCATGAAATACTTACAATTGACGAAATGAATGCGAGAAATCCGAGGAAAGTAAACTTAGGATCTTATGTTGGTGATGTGATTATGATCGGTGACGTCAAATTTGTCATTGACGATGACAATAATGCTTCAATTGTGTAGGAATGTTGAAAAAAATGGTgtttgtgaatttttttttttttttactttaattaTGGATGTTATGCGACGTCGTTTAGCTATCCGGAAGTTGGTAGTTTTATTTCATTGAAGTGATTCGGGCGGCAGATGTACCCACTCTTGACTACTATATTTAttgaaatttattatttatatttattgaAATTTATTTTTGTAACAAACACATAGTGGGGTTCTAGAAGGTTCCTGACGATGATGTATTTGTTTTATAACTAGTGTTATGCCCGTCCGCGTTGCGGGACACTAAATcgaatatttcttagtttaataacATGTACGTCTTTATTTCGGTCACTTATATatgctacttataacacgatctaaAAAATGATACATCAAGTGAACCAATTAAACCAAAACACTACTATAGTTCTGccaaaaaaataactaaaacgatggcaagcaTGTAAATTAgagctgggggcaaaacaataatttgttaggaccaattagcgagtgctaggcGGCTGTTTGGCACGAATAAAAACTACACTGAGTcaacaaagtaaaataaaacactaccatagttttgtcaaaaaaaaaaaaaaaacgatgacAAGATTGCAATTTTGAACTGGGGTAAAACCGTAATTTTGAAATGGAgacaaaatcatattttgaactgagggcaaaacaaTAGTTGTATTTTGacctgggggcaaaatcgtaatttttaactgagggcgaaatcgtaattttaagcaaCGGGCAAAAACAAAGTTTTATTTTGAACCtgggcgaaatcgtaattttaaactggagataaaatcgtaatttggcaggaccatagctgggggcaaaaccataaatttattttgaactgggggcataatcgtaatttttaactaaGGGCAAATTCGTAACTTAAAACTGGGggcaaaaccaaaattttattttaaactgcggataaaatcgtaattttaactattatatgctaacttaaaaaaaagaaagaagaagaagaagaagcagcAGCAGCTTGTATTGGTTGCCGCCACTTTTGGCCAATCACATAAGAAAACTATTCCCCTCATGGGAAATGTATATGTTGAATAATACATCGATTAATTATCATAAACCATGCAAGTTTTAATCTAAACAATGACAAAAATAAGCCGTCAATACAATTAAGCAAATATCTCTAGCGTTCAAAGTTAACTTTAACTACAATAAGGTAAACAAagatatattatattatattatatttgttaTCTTGTATATTAAAGGGTTAATATAGATTATGGTATGTTTTAATCTAAACGACGATTAAAGTTAAGCAAACAACACGATTGAGCAAACATGTTTAAAGTTAAAagttatttttaattataataagttaaataaataataagtaaattaaTGAAGGATTAaacttataaaaaataaaaagaactaacatttgttaaaaaagaaaaaaaataactttATTAAATTTCAAGGACCGTATGATAACTCTATTAAAGTTTATGGGTCAAAACATAAATCGTTTATTGAaaaatgaattattattattattattattattattattaaactaTCGAATGATAAATGTGTTAAAGTTCATGTCACATCCCAACCGATGATGGAAACATCGAAGTGATACGAAcgttgttcaaaacatcataatgtattatttgtgacaataatttaataaacgAATTTTATTTTATTCATGATTCTAAGGATACGAAAGGAAATATAACATTCAAATCTAACATGACCAAACAAGCGAAAGATTACATAAACAAAATTTGGGTGcgtttctagtccaccctaagTAGATTTCTCGAGATTTCATCATCAATTTCCTGCAACATTTATTAAAGTATATGTCAACACAAAAAGGTCGGTGAGCATACAACTTTGATTTACATAGCATACCTAAAAAAGTCTCAAATCTAACATGGCGA from Helianthus annuus cultivar XRQ/B chromosome 10, HanXRQr2.0-SUNRISE, whole genome shotgun sequence harbors:
- the LOC110884798 gene encoding fatty acid amide hydrolase; its protein translation is MGKKKTMLPATEVDLTTVKYDPGEIEAPYINGFWLKLFVKLVEMPLLGSLIIDQLKKQNKMNEMLRETVIPEPPMFRPEFPPQEPEPGVVFLKEDGKSEDRVDSAIRCLPQYDPDSNHGSDSSPFRYWKIRDYAYSYRQRLTTPSTVAEHVISAIEEFSHKKPPTPLLISFDPEDVRKQAAASTRRFEEGKPLSILDGIFVAIKDDIDCYPHPSNGGTTWLHEVRNVKEDAVSVSRLRSCGAILVGKANMHELGMGTTGVNPNYGTARNPHDLERYTGGSSSGPAAIVASGICSAALGTDGGGSVRIPSSLCGVVGLKTTYGRTDIRGSLCDGGTVEIVGPITSSVEDIILVYAAILGSSPSDKISLHPSVPCLPDLSSHENSSILGSLRLGKYTEWFNDVFSPDISNKCEDALNMFSETHGCKILEIVIPELNEMRTAHVVSIGSEAATSMSPDLQDGKGGRLTLDSRINFPLFNSFSASDYVAAQRLRRRIMYYHMEIFKNVDVIVTPTTGMTAPVIPKGALKYGESDMKVTGNLMRFIIAANLLGFPAISVPVGYDKQGLPIGLQIIGRPWAEATILRLAAAFEGLRVETKQPASYFDILKRN